ATGCCTCACCCGCAGCTAGAGACGGCACTGATTGCAGGTTCTAATTACAATGCTAGATTTACTGATAACGTGTATGAGTGCTGGGTCTGACTGCATACTAACCTGATTATATTCTGCCCAGGAACCCAGCCACCCCCCATTGACGTGAGCAGCCTGCAGCTGTTGTTGCAGCAAGCGTCCCTGGTACGTACAGACCGCTGCCTCTCCCTCAGACCTCTACATATTCTCTTACATCCTCAAACACTTTCTTGTACACTGTTGTTCTGTGTTTTGGGCTTCATTAGACTGTAAGGGGTTTATTTACATGTTCCTTACCGCTTTAAAGCCCTTCCGTGGTGTACAGACGCGCGCCTGGTCTGAGATGCGACAATAGCACGAAATACCCATTGGTGCATCTAAAGACTTGCACCTGCAAGGTTCCCCATCAGAATATGAGAGAttaagcgtctggttacgcaaccacTGTCACCGACATGCCAACGGCACTCCCAGAATGCGGACCATCTCTGTGAGTCTGATTAGCCACCGCACAGGAATGCCTAATACATATTCCATACACTTCTCCATGCGTGCATCTCACACAGCAACTGCGAGCACCGTCACGTGCGCAGTGCGACTTAGACGCCTGCAATTCAAAAGAATCGTATAACTGCGTCTGACGTCAGCATGGAGTGCGACCCAGAGCCACGCCCTAACTGCGCTTCTGCCTGTATAATTTACAGCAGCCGCAGTATTAACTGCAAATCCAGGCGCGCGTCGCACATAACAGTATTGCTGGTCAAAATCCTACGGGGAAAACCGCAGCTAATTGGCGACTTGGAAAGGCGTTTAGTAAAGAAAGCCTTAAATACGGACAGGGCCTACTCCCTAATATACTGGATACAGTAGTTGCAATTTATTTCTTATTTTGCTGTTACAGACACAATAGTGTTTTGTTTTGCATCCTATTGCTGGCCATATATCAGGTCGATATAATGTATGAATACACGATATCGATGCGTCGATTGATGCATGTTTTATGCACGgttacgatgcgcggccctgcgggtcGACCGTTGCAAATtatcatacgtgcagcccatattatccgtcaTAATCGTATGCACaccgtaccatggccctcattgcgagttgctcgctcgttgccgattagtcgctaactgcgcatgcgcatggtacgcagagcgcatgcgcttagttattttactaaaaacttagctgttttgctgtagtgtctgtggcgcttttcagtcgcactggtgtttggtaaatgattgacaggaaaggggcgtttctgggcggcaactcagcgttttcccggcgttggctaaaaaacacaggcgtgtcagggaaaaacgtgggagtgtctggagaaacgggggagtggctggccaaacgcagggcgtgtttgtgacgtcaaaccaggaactaaacggactgaactgatcgcagtgtaggagtaggtctggagctactcagaaactgctaagaattatttattcgcaattctgctaagctaagattcactcccagagggcggcggcttagcgtgtgcaatgctgctaaaatctgctagcgagcgaacaactcggaatcacccccatgtttGATGTACATACGATGTATCCTATAAGTGGCATTTTGCTgttttattattactaccagttatttatatagcgcacacatattccgcagcgctttacagagaatatttggccattcacatcagtccctgccccagtggagcttacaatctatattccctatcacatgtacacacagacacattcacactagggttaatatttgttgggagccacttaacctaccagtatatttttggattgtgggaggaaaccggagtacccggaggaaacccgcgcaagtacggggagaacatacaaactccacacagggtggaaatggaacccatgacctcagtgctgtgaggcagtaaagctaaccattacaccgtccgtactgccctagttttagttttttttaattattattaactTTTTGGTGAGGCACACCATCGATCGTTTAACAACCCGTTGTGTGTCTAGAGCGGTCAACAGCACTTAGGTAGAcactaattaggtcgaccactattggttgacatgcattaggtccgacatgagttttttcactttcttaaaaacgttttcatactttacgatccacgtggattacgtctGGGAATAGTATCCTGTGCACCTTGagactaattcagaccagatcgctgctgtgcgttttcgcctatggctgtcttagccctgcgatcgcctctgcctgattgacaggcagaggcggttgctgggaggGCCGGTGGCATTTGGTCACCGTTTAGgtggcgcggtctgggcaacgcaggcgtgcccagcgcattgggggggcaggccacggcggctgcgtgacgtcacatgcagccgctgcgacccgggcagcgacgaatagctccctgccagcacgcagttgCTGCGCTGTCCAGGAGCTacgcctgaagtacaaaagcatcgctgctggccgatgattttgtacttgtgtgggggggggggaaggcagggACTAACAtgtggggcggattagccctgtgctgagcatccccccgcatgtcagggtggctgatcgtggatgtgctaaatttatcacagctgcgatcaggtgtgaattagccccCTCttccgaaccatgcgaggggacacggtgcaccgattggggttcccggtcactttatggagATGACACCCAAAAAATGTACAAAAATCACTTCAACCTTTTttccgtgtcgacctaatgaccgtgtcgacctattttcagcagtcaacctagtcactgtcgacctaatgactgttgacctagttactgtcgacacaACGATCCGCACCCGTCCAGAGCTGCCAGAGGAATTGGTGGGAAATTGTGCCTGGAATTGGATGCTGGTCATtctggtgtatggccagcataagtcagtcagtctattattattattacattttatttataaggcgccacaagtgtttcgcagcgccatacagaggacagtacagggagacacaacatagcattacagtaaataaataacaaaaatagagtacaagtaacaaggagcaccacacattctcatacataatacagcttagatgtaagtagctagggagtaatcatcgtactactaggggctggtggccatagatggagatgagcctttaccagcaggagagaaagcgggtaaagatggtcgctgagtaggagagagctgcgactgtgtcgagaagagggcttagacaacaagaggaaagagggccctgctctgaagagctaacaatctagtgggaacgggtgacagacagatgacatgaggtgcaagcagtctatctcatatctatctatatatctatctcatatctatctatgtgtctatctcatatctatctatctatatatctatttattgatctcatatctatctatctatctcatatctatctatgcatctatttcatatctatctatatatctatctcatatctatctatgtatctatatatctatctcatatctatctatatatctatctatctcatatctatttatctatctatctatctcatatctatcaatgtatctatctcatatctatctctctatctatcaatctatctcatatctatgtatctatcccatacctatctatatatatatctcatatctatatatctatatcaatctatctatctatctcatatctatctatatatctctctctctcatatcaatctatctatctcatatttatatatgtatctatctcatatctatctatctatctatctatctatctcatatctatctatgtctatctatctcatatctatctatgtatctatctatctcatatctatatatctatctcatatctatctatatatctatttatctatctgtctatctcatatctatctatctatctcatatatatctatctatgtctatctatctcatatctatctatgtatctatctcatatctatctatatatccatctcatatctatctatatatctatttatctatctcatatctatctgtctatctcatatctatctatctatctatctatctcatatctatctatctcatatctatctatgtatctatgtatctatctatctcatatctatctatatatctatctcatatctatctatatatctatttatctatctgtctatctcatatctatctatctatctcatatctatctatctaatatctatctatgtctatctatctcatatctatctatgtatctatctcatatctatctatatatccatctcatatctatctatatatctatttatctatctcatatctatctgcctatctcatatctatctatctatctatctatctatctatctatctatctatctcatatcaatCTATCTTATCTTtatgtatctatctcatatctatctatatatctatctcatatctctctatctctctcatatctatctatctatctatctatctatctatctcatatcaatctatctcatctctatgtatctatctcatatctatatatctatctcatatctctctatctctctcatatctatctatctatctatctatctatctatctatctatctatctatctatctatctatctatctatcgtctatCCAAGGTTTATCCTATGTTTATCCACCTAAAGTATATCCTATGTCCATTGATCCTAAATTAAGGCATCTATCCATTCTAAGTCCATCCATCTAAAGTCCATCATACATCAatcttgataataataataataataacaagcagATTGACTTTCTGGTGTATTTAAAACACTGGTCGATAGGCGCatttacacattattattatttattatcagtgaCTTACATAGCGcctgcatattctgttgcactttacagttgggaataaaacagtaataaaacaagattaGGAAACAATGGAcagggaggtaagagggccctgctcacaggctcaCAATCTATAGAACGGCAATTTTTATATGATGagaagtgctacatattgcatattggtccagccagaATGCAGCGGTTCATGATGGGTTGTATGTACCAGTCACAGAGCAGTGTTGGCCCGGGATCAGTGGGATGAGTGAGTCAGGTGTGATTCAAGAGGGGGGCCACGGGCAGACTCCCCCCTGCTCGCCAACGTATGTCCTCAGTAGACACTGGCACTGAGCCAGAGTATACTGCCTATGCGCCAATGTGCGTGTGAGATATGGGAGCATTCTGGATACATTCTTTAAATGTATATAACAGGATCAGACACAGATTTATTGTGGGAAACCAAGGACACTTCAGAGTTAAGGATGACACCCTGGCAGGAAGCTTGAGGTGTAGAGTTTATTGTTTCGTTGTCAATACAAATGGAGAGACCAGGTTAGTAACTACTGCTGGAAGGTGGAAATATTTTTAACTCTTGATTTGGATGTATCAAGTTTGTGGGGAGAGATGACatctaagatgaaatggcagaaggaCGATCAGTAATGGTGACAATCCGGGGAGGACAGGTATCATTGAGCATCTCCCGTATACAGATGACATTGAAATCTGAAAGCGCTGATTCGTTTCCCATGGGATGTGGTATAGAGTATTGAtacagaaaagcagaggacccaagactgaaccttgcggCACAACAACTTACAGAGAAAGAGAAGAGGATCCAGAGACTTAAACACtgagagcagagccggccttaaccaatatgatgccctaggcatttgcctagattgcctatgcctaaggccggctctgactgagAGCATTTAGATAAGTAGGCCGAAAACCATGATAGGACACTGTCCTAAAGACCTAGCGTTGGTAGTGTCTGTCTGAGGACACAGTGGTCATAAGTCTCATATGTAGCAGTGATCACATCATTCACCAGTCTAGTTAGTGCTGGCTCTGTGGAGTGCTGAGAATAAGAGCCagtctgaagtgggtccagtaggctgtgtgagttaagaaagtgtgtgaggcgagtgtaggtgaGTCTCCCAAGTAGCTTGGAGGTGCattggagctgagagatgggactgtaCACACAGGGGCGCCGAGGGAGTGGGgagcgggtactctttacccgggccCCGCTGCCCTCCCTTTCCCGTTGCTGCAGCCACACGGCGGTTGGAGAGAGAGGCAGTTGCAGTGGCGGCCAGTCCTCTCTCCCTGAATGTTGAAAGGAAGGAAAGCGACCATGCCCGCCCTCACTGCtgccccccaattctgacactgcCCACCCCCATTTGGCAGCACGTACGTAACGTTTCTTACTATTTTAAACTAATTTACTATCTGGCCACGCCTCCCCCTCATTGGCCATGCCCGCTCTCATTACCGGGGCCCGGCACAGCTGATTAATTTAATTCATACAGTACATCTTCCCATCTGACAGTAGTCAAATACTAGTTGTTCTATACATGCAAAGAATAATGTTACTGTATGTTTCCTTTAGGATAATGATATTATTTTGCAACTTTGGACATATTCCGCTCTGATTTCATGTGCAGCGTCTTTCCTTCGCTTACAGTGTACTTCTGTGCTGGTGTAACAATATGTCATTATGTCTAGAATCTGCTGGGTCCTGCCGGAGGGCTCAGCGTCATACAGGCGCTCTGGAATTACACCACCCTGACCTCCGCCGGCTTTCAGCAGAGTGAAGTGCCGCTAATTCTGTACCTTTTGGGGAACATCACAAAAAACGCAGCGCTGGCGAATGTCACTTTCAGTGTGGACACGGTAAATGTGAGTATTGCGCTGCAGATCATTGGATGGCTACGGACTGATATCATCACTAGAACGTAGACTTAGGTGAGCCGCCACCGCACAGATGAACGATTTCATTTAAGCTTGATAAAATGCTGATTGCTGTCtctctctatgggcctaattcagacctgatcggtgctgtgcgttttcgcacagcagccgatcaggtctgaactgcgcatgccagacagccgtctcagccctgcgatcgcctctgcctgattgacaggcagaggcggtcgctgggtgggaggggatgggccagcggcgtttggccgccgtttagggggcgcggtccgggcaacgcaggcatgcgctggtagggagctcctcttcaagtacaaaagcatttccgctgtgcgatgcttttgtacttgtgggggggggggggggggggggaggacctgacatgcggggtagactagccctgtgctgggcatccccccgcatgtctgtgtgactgatcgtagatgttctaaatttagcacatctacaatcgggtctgaattaggcccaatatactatGAAAGATCAGGGTAAAGATGTTGTATCTAACCAAACAAATGATTCTCTCCCTAAAGTGAAAGAACGTACATCAGTGTCCAGTTCACAAAACACAGCAGTGTTTCTCAGCGGACCTCTGACCTGCTCCCCAGGCAGTGAGCGACTGATATCGCTGAGTATTTGACCTTGATATTGCCGGGTATACCCATGTCATGTGTTGGTGTAAAGGGATGTCAACACAGTTTGGAACCACGTTCATTATCCAGGTTCAGACCCGGattttggtctgaaaggggtatgagactGAGAGTCTCTCCTTACTTTATATCAGTCCCTTACAGGcagagtcggactggggcatgtagggcccaccagggaatacagtggtagaggtCCATGTTTAGGCGTGTGGCCAGTCTctcgagggggtgtgcccagccgccacattggtttgcctaaccattttgcatgggttggtcccctagataaatatatacagtatattctgtagtgcatgcatgataatgtactagattagtaacagcacagtctggaacctgatccctagaggaggaggagggcccccaggtagtagggcccaccggtggtttcccctgtaccgctgtgggccagtccaaccctgcttacaGGTGGTCTTCTGTTTGAGGCTGATCACTAATCGGGACCACTGTGCCCTTGCTACTTAGATGAACGCTCTGTTCAGCTCTAGATGAGCCACGAAGTACTGGCTCTTAAATGAACTGTGGATTATGTGTTGAGTCTGGTTTTTATAACGTTCCTATCTGTTACATGAGAAGAAGTAAATACTGTAATAACTACACGGCTGAACGTGATAATATTCTTTACATTATTTTTTCTTCTAGAAAATCCTCTTCATTACCGACCAGCTCATCAGTGACATCTCCACAGGACCTTCGGCCAGTGTGGATAAGAATCTTGGTCCCCAGCTACTGGCGACTTTCGAGGCGCTCTTCTCAGTGATGTCATCCACTAGTCAATCCTACAGTTTATCCTACAAGAACATAAACCTGGCCATCACAGTGTCCTCTTGTAGTGCTTTGGAGGACAAGAAGTCCCTCAAACTGAACTCAGCGTCCAGTATATCAATGCCTGGTGCAGACAACGATTATCCCCCTGGCTGTATTGTCCGTTTATTGTCCATGACTTTCAGGCCGCACAATGGAAGCTTTACTGGCCAATATTCCAGTAATGGAGATACGGACTATTCCTACTATTTAGCTAGTGACATACAGACAAACGTTATGATCTTAAATAATAACAGCGTTCATACTGTCAACATCAATTTGGCCTTCACGTGTGGGAACAGATCATGTGACAGCACCGCCGTATGCGTGTACTGGGATTTCTCTCTGAATGCCTGGTCATCCAGTGGTTGCCTCACACAAGTCACCCATGGGATCACCAACTGTATCTGTAATCACCTGACCTCCTTCTCCGTCTTGATGTCAGGCTTCGTACCAGAAAATACTGTGGACTCTACTATACTGGATGACATCACAGAAGCTGGCCTCGCCATCTCCATAGCGTCTCTCCTCATTTGTATTTCAATACATGTGATTCTCCTGACGCAAAGCATAAAAACTGCGGCCGTATATAGATATGTGACCAACCTCAACATGTCCGTCTTCCTGTTGGTCAGTAATGTCTCGTTCCTATCATCCAGTTTCATTGACCCCAATGCTCAGGAGAAGCTCTGTGTCGCCTTCACCTTCCTCACTCACTTTTCCCTACTGGCGTTCTTCTGCTGGACTTGGGTCCAGGGCCTGTATTTGGTGTGTCGCCTGGTCTTTGTATTCCACCACGTCACCAAGACAGAATTCCTGGCTCTCTCCATTGTGCTGGGATACCTCTGCCCCCTGGTTATAGCTGTGGGAACCTTCTTGGTGTATTTTCCAAATAACTACATGAATGACAATGCTTGTTGGCTGGAAAGCAGATCTGGCGCCTCCATGTCCTTTAATATCCCAACTATAATAATCATGTGTGGGAATGTCCTCGTTCTTGTCATTGTGATTCGGAAGCTCCTCAGACCATCAATCTCTGAGGGGCACAACGAGGATGAAGAGGTGATCAAGAAGCTGGCAAAGGCTCTTCTCTTCTGCATCCCTCAGTTCGGCTTGACTTGGGCTATTGGGATCCCACTTTTCGCCAACCCGAATTCAATGGCTTTACACTACATGTTCGCAATACTCAACCCGCTCCAggtaatatatttatttaaaaaacaaaaaacattcctCCATAGATAAAAAAAAGTATATGGTACGGATCATGCCTCATACTGATATCATACAAGTTAACAAGCTTACAAAATGTCCACAAATGGCAACATCAGGGCCATGCAGGTGACTTTAACCATGGAGAGATGGCACCTCAATTTCCTAACAGATTCAGAAGGTTCGCTTGGAAATAAAGGAGTCCATTCTCCCCAATCCACGTCTAGCATCCCCTTCTCTGTCTGTACATATTCACTTTATTTGTATTGGCTCTGACTAGAGAAATCTCCCTGTTTAAGGAAGTGGTTAATTGCGAATGTACTTTGCTCCAGGAGACCCTCAGCAGGTTCCGGTATTAGGAGGAACATTCATGTTGATTAGATAGTCCACGAGCAGCACTAGAGCATTCAGTCTGATTACAGAAGATGCCTTAATCACTAAATAAGTTGTACATTCTGATTGATAGCAACGCTTGTTCCTCAAATCAGTTATCCTAACTTAACTTTGCTACTGAACCTTCATTAAGAAATGTCAGAACTTTTCCATAGCTCCCCGTACTTTCTGCTTCCAGTCTCTCTTCTGTCTTCCAAAAATGTTCTCAAGCTTTCTCAGTTCACCGCTATTGCTCTGATGACCCACCTTTTAATCAGAGACTTGGTCGCTGGTCTAATCTTCTCTCCTAAACATTCCAGCACCAGGGACAGCATCCGACCTTAGACAATGATTAGTTGATCTGAGCTAGATATAAATTAGGACATAAGCTCGTTACGACCCATAGAAAATGCTGAGGAAACCCTGAGGAATTAATATTATTATACACAACCCTTTTTCTGGACAAAGCAACTCTATGAGACAGCTGTAATAAGACACCCCATTGTATACTGATTCTGGGGCTTGATTTGtggtattatatattttattttttagcaCACCGTTTGACCATGATAAACCTTTGATAAGCTGCTATAACATCTCATTCCATCTACCCCACAGGGCTTATTTCTCCTGCTGTTCGGGTGTCTCTTGGATAAGAAGGTAATTACAGCGCACCACACAACCATGATAAACATAACTGTATAAATGGGCTCAGGCAGAGCTGGATGACCGTATGATTCCCTTTTCCGTACTGCGCATGCACACCATAGAAAATCACATGCATTTGCCCATACCTAGATTCTGGGTATGTACAATGCAGTTTTTCTTGCGTGCACTTTTCCATACATATATTCACGACTCAAATGCATCTGAAGCTACACGAGTCCCAAACTAACAAATACTTATAGATCAAACATTAAAAAAACAAGTGACAAATAATTACCCTTATTACTTTCTTCTTTTACTTGTATAAGTCTCGTCTCTTCCAACATAAATGCATAGCTCTTGGCAGTGGTGCCGAGAGTGGGGAGAGGGTACTAGGTACCAAGGTCCAGGTCTGATGAACCTCCGCCAGTttaaactggcagcagcagctcatCTCCCCGGCCCAGCACCCACTGCTATGTTCAGTGCTGCAGTGTGGCCACGGAGgcgcttaaagtactattttttttatttttttctaagggtgcatggccacacctcctgtgtttAGGCCGCACCCCATGAAAAGTACCCGGACCCAGCCCGGCTCTCTACCAGGAATTGTAATATTCTCTGCATTGCACATCCCATGTAGAAAGGCTTTGGTACATTTTACGTTTCTGCAAATACTAGTGCTTCACAGCCGCCAAATTGGTTCGGAGACCCtgcccctgcatgtgataattaatACATCTGGGCGATACAGAATTTCTTCCCGGTAATTAATAAACCAGTCCCTATAGGTTTTCTTGTGGAAATCTTTTGTTCCCCCTCGCACTATAAATGACTCCTGTTATTGCATACTACAGCCATATAATAGAGAATTTAGCATTTGATACATATGTGCATTTTTACATTGTGGTTACTTTGTGTCCCAGGTGATGGACGTGATAAAGAAACGCGTGATGAAGACTCCGTCTCCTAGCAGCATGGTAAGAATGTTATGAAAGTTGCAGGTTCACATTATTGGGTGTCTAAACACGTCAGTATGTTTGGCCCCTCATAAAGGGCCTTCGCCACCTGATTGCTGGAAGGACATGACATTTTGGGCTTTGGTTGCATTAATATGGAGGAATGAACTCTTTCCTCTTGTGTCTCGAGACCATTTTGTCCAATTCATCCTAAAATGCAGGAAACTGACAAAACTAAATCCCTCCAAGTTCTTCTTGGACTTTGTGTAACTACATGGTGCACCTTGCggtcacagaatgagctgaaatcttGGAAAGACCCAGGCCCACCTGAAGGACAGCTATTACAACGGGTCTCTGATATGATCTATCATGGGCAATAGCTCAGCATGG
The Pseudophryne corroboree isolate aPseCor3 chromosome 4, aPseCor3.hap2, whole genome shotgun sequence DNA segment above includes these coding regions:
- the LOC134911079 gene encoding adhesion G-protein coupled receptor F3-like, with translation MSSTSQSYSLSYKNINLAITVSSCSALEDKKSLKLNSASSISMPGADNDYPPGCIVRLLSMTFRPHNGSFTGQYSSNGDTDYSYYLASDIQTNVMILNNNSVHTVNINLAFTCGNRSCDSTAVCVYWDFSLNAWSSSGCLTQVTHGITNCICNHLTSFSVLMSGFVPENTVDSTILDDITEAGLAISIASLLICISIHVILLTQSIKTAAVYRYVTNLNMSVFLLVSNVSFLSSSFIDPNAQEKLCVAFTFLTHFSLLAFFCWTWVQGLYLVCRLVFVFHHVTKTEFLALSIVLGYLCPLVIAVGTFLVYFPNNYMNDNACWLESRSGASMSFNIPTIIIMCGNVLVLVIVIRKLLRPSISEGHNEDEEVIKKLAKALLFCIPQFGLTWAIGIPLFANPNSMALHYMFAILNPLQGLFLLLFGCLLDKKVMDVIKKRVMKTPSPSSMATTLSSA